A window from Candidatus Epulonipiscium sp. encodes these proteins:
- a CDS encoding 1-deoxy-D-xylulose-5-phosphate synthase: MDTIYSPQDLKKINIDRLDIVAREIRNFLLNTICQTGGHLASNLGVVELSLALHYCFNSPEDKIIWDVGHQSYVHKIITGRKDMFPTLKKMDGMSGFPKRKESVHDTFETGHSSTSISAALGMAAARDIQKENFSVIAVIGDGSLTGGMAFEALNNAGRFNSNVIVILNDNQMSISPNVGGLSKYLNNIRTEPVYLEVKEDIDQILKKIPGIGKSIAKTVKRTKEGIRYLLVPGTLFEELGFTYVGPIDGHDIKSLITVFKKVKKMKGPILLHVKTIKGKGYKYAEKLPCEYHGVGPFDINTGAVAKKDNKTSYSDVFGNTLVKIASENKDIIAITAAMPDGTGLQNFAKKFPERFFDVGIAEQHAVTFAAGMAASGFRPVFAVYSSFLQRAYDQILHDVCIQKLPVVFAIDRAGIVGPDGETHQGIFDLSFLSHIPNMTVMAPRDKTDFEEMLKYAFTLDGPVAIRYPKGYAPDLFPFIKIPIEYKKSEIIHKGSLGAILAVGKMMEFAKTIIETLKERGIELTLINPRFINPIDEVTLLNLCKEHKIIFTMEDNVISGGFGSKVLEVIAKNNIHNVIVKTFAFPNEFIGHGSCEQLYKKYNLDAQSMLKTIEQSITSLEGEIKND; the protein is encoded by the coding sequence ATGGATACTATTTATTCACCGCAAGATCTTAAAAAGATAAATATAGATAGACTTGATATTGTCGCAAGAGAAATAAGGAACTTTTTATTAAATACTATTTGTCAAACTGGGGGGCACCTAGCTTCTAATCTAGGCGTAGTTGAGTTAAGTTTAGCCCTCCATTATTGTTTTAATTCTCCAGAAGATAAGATAATCTGGGATGTGGGCCATCAAAGTTATGTACACAAAATTATTACAGGAAGAAAAGATATGTTCCCTACATTAAAAAAAATGGATGGAATGAGTGGTTTTCCAAAAAGGAAAGAAAGCGTTCACGATACATTTGAGACGGGTCATAGCTCTACCTCTATTTCTGCCGCTTTGGGTATGGCAGCAGCAAGGGATATACAAAAAGAAAATTTTTCTGTGATAGCAGTAATAGGCGATGGCTCTTTAACCGGGGGAATGGCTTTTGAAGCTTTAAACAATGCAGGGAGATTTAATAGCAATGTGATTGTTATACTAAATGATAATCAGATGTCTATTTCCCCTAATGTAGGGGGATTGTCTAAGTATCTCAACAATATTCGTACAGAGCCTGTATATTTAGAAGTAAAGGAAGATATAGATCAGATTCTTAAAAAAATCCCCGGTATAGGAAAGAGTATTGCAAAAACAGTCAAAAGGACAAAAGAAGGTATAAGATACTTACTGGTTCCCGGAACACTTTTTGAGGAGCTGGGATTTACCTATGTGGGGCCAATAGATGGCCACGATATCAAATCATTGATAACCGTATTTAAAAAGGTCAAAAAAATGAAGGGACCTATTTTACTTCATGTTAAGACGATTAAAGGAAAGGGTTACAAATATGCGGAAAAACTTCCTTGCGAGTACCATGGGGTAGGACCTTTTGATATAAATACTGGGGCAGTTGCAAAAAAGGATAATAAAACCTCATATTCCGATGTCTTTGGAAATACCTTAGTTAAAATAGCATCTGAAAATAAAGATATTATTGCCATTACCGCCGCCATGCCCGATGGTACGGGATTGCAAAACTTTGCTAAGAAATTCCCTGAAAGATTTTTTGATGTAGGAATTGCGGAACAGCATGCAGTAACCTTTGCGGCAGGGATGGCAGCTTCAGGATTCCGTCCGGTTTTTGCAGTGTATTCTTCATTCCTTCAAAGGGCATATGATCAGATTTTACATGATGTCTGTATTCAGAAATTACCGGTGGTTTTTGCCATTGATAGAGCAGGGATTGTTGGACCTGATGGGGAAACCCATCAGGGGATATTTGATTTATCGTTCTTATCCCATATTCCCAATATGACGGTTATGGCCCCTAGGGACAAAACGGATTTTGAGGAAATGCTAAAATATGCTTTTACCCTCGATGGTCCTGTGGCCATCCGATATCCCAAGGGATATGCCCCTGATTTATTTCCATTTATTAAAATTCCAATAGAATATAAGAAATCAGAAATTATTCATAAAGGCAGCTTAGGAGCGATACTTGCTGTAGGAAAAATGATGGAGTTTGCAAAAACTATAATAGAAACCCTAAAAGAAAGAGGAATAGAACTTACTTTAATCAATCCACGATTTATCAATCCAATTGACGAAGTAACCTTACTTAATCTTTGTAAGGAACATAAAATTATATTTACTATGGAAGATAATGTAATCTCAGGGGGGTTTGGTTCTAAGGTGTTGGAAGTTATTGCAAAAAATAATATCCACAATGTCATCGTGAAAACCTTTGCTTTTCCCAATGAGTTTATAGGGCATGGAAGTTGTGAACAATTATATAAAAAGTATAATCTAGATGCCCAGAGCATGCTTAAAACAATAGAACAATCCATTACTTCGCTAGAGGGTGAAATTAAAAATGACTAA
- a CDS encoding NAD(+)/NADH kinase — protein sequence MKKIGLIPNVQKDIGLKDTIMIMDCLIKKNRQIYIPSALSEVLNTPQFEKPEDELYKDSDFIIVLGGDGTLLGAARKAAIYNTPILGINLGTLGFLAEVEKKSSILALQRVLDGDYSIEKRMMLEAAVDIQDSDNNKLICLNDIGITRGSLSRIIDLSIYINDKFVDDYPADGVIIATPTGSTAYNLSAGGPILDPKTNMIVITPICPHSLYARSIVVSGEDEIKIQLGNSSCSDVILTIDGQLGYQLKSNDTIKVKKSDYITSLIKTSDNSFYDILRKKIVGIGK from the coding sequence ATGAAAAAAATAGGTCTAATTCCCAATGTTCAAAAGGATATTGGTTTAAAGGATACAATTATGATAATGGATTGCCTCATAAAAAAGAATCGACAGATATATATACCTAGCGCCCTTTCAGAGGTCTTAAATACTCCCCAATTTGAAAAACCAGAAGATGAATTGTATAAAGATTCTGATTTCATTATTGTGTTGGGAGGAGATGGGACACTTCTTGGGGCAGCAAGGAAAGCAGCAATTTATAATACACCGATTTTGGGCATTAATTTGGGGACCTTGGGTTTTTTAGCAGAAGTTGAAAAAAAATCATCTATTTTAGCCCTTCAAAGGGTTTTGGATGGTGATTATTCAATTGAAAAAAGGATGATGCTAGAAGCAGCGGTGGATATACAAGATAGTGACAATAATAAATTAATTTGTCTAAATGATATAGGTATTACTAGGGGTTCCTTATCTAGAATCATTGATTTAAGCATATACATTAACGATAAATTTGTAGATGATTATCCCGCAGACGGGGTAATTATTGCTACTCCCACAGGTTCAACTGCCTATAACTTATCTGCCGGGGGACCGATTCTTGATCCTAAGACAAATATGATAGTGATAACCCCTATTTGCCCCCACAGTTTATATGCTAGGTCTATTGTCGTATCCGGCGAAGACGAAATAAAAATTCAACTGGGAAATAGTTCTTGTAGCGATGTCATCTTAACCATAGATGGGCAACTGGGATATCAACTTAAAAGTAATGATACCATAAAAGTGAAAAAATCCGACTATATAACCAGCCTCATTAAAACCTCCGATAATAGTTTTTACGACATATTAAGAAAAAAAATTGTTGGAATAGGAAAGTGA
- the nusB gene encoding transcription antitermination factor NusB: MSRRRMREHIFTLLFQREFAQSDEIEERIQLYFEQNPQIKDRQKEYILEEIQGMNEKLDKIDKILSKHSKGWAIERMSKVDLSILRVAIYEMYYREDIPKSVAINEAVELAKKYSSDQAPSFINGILGNIASSMEEDAYDE, translated from the coding sequence ATGAGCCGCCGTAGAATGAGAGAGCATATATTTACCCTGTTATTTCAAAGGGAATTTGCACAGTCTGATGAAATCGAGGAAAGAATCCAGTTGTATTTTGAACAAAACCCCCAAATAAAAGACAGGCAAAAAGAATATATTTTAGAAGAAATCCAAGGGATGAATGAGAAACTAGATAAAATAGACAAAATCCTATCGAAACATTCCAAAGGATGGGCCATTGAAAGAATGTCTAAAGTTGATTTATCCATCCTTAGGGTTGCGATATATGAAATGTACTATAGGGAAGATATACCAAAGAGTGTGGCAATTAACGAAGCCGTTGAATTGGCTAAAAAATATAGTAGCGATCAGGCACCTTCCTTTATTAATGGCATTCTAGGGAACATAGCAAGTTCGATGGAAGAAGATGCTTATGACGAATAA
- a CDS encoding exodeoxyribonuclease VII large subunit — MTNKKIFSVSHINSYIKSLIDMDYILNNIAVQGEISNFKKHTSGHMYFTLKDKNSSISCIMFRSSASTLQFEPENGIGVIIRGSISVYEKTGQYQIYVNKMEKEGRGALYEAYENLKNKLQKEGLFGDENKKPLPNFPKSIGIITSPTGAALRDIIQVSKRRNPNIPLIIYPVLVQGIEAPKSIWDGIHAMNEYAKVDVIILGRGGGSIEDLWAFNDEAVARAISNSKIPIISAVGHEIDFTIADFAADLRAPTPSAAAELAVPLLSEFQLKVESSNKSLTALIKEKINLGTHRLIHIQKRTPFKRPLEIIYKNQQSLDSLEKLLIKQIQYKLDKNKSHLSNAMKTLEALSPLNILLRGYSITTDDKGCNISSIKDVKISDTLNIYVKDGFIKSCVKAIKNKEEGLNG; from the coding sequence ATGACGAATAAAAAGATATTTAGTGTTTCTCATATTAACAGCTATATTAAATCTTTAATAGACATGGATTATATTTTAAATAATATCGCAGTACAGGGGGAAATTTCTAATTTTAAAAAACATACCTCGGGGCATATGTATTTTACCCTAAAGGATAAGAATAGTTCGATTTCTTGTATCATGTTTAGAAGCAGTGCATCCACCCTTCAATTTGAGCCTGAGAATGGTATTGGTGTAATCATTAGGGGCTCAATTTCTGTATATGAGAAGACAGGGCAATACCAAATCTATGTAAATAAAATGGAGAAAGAGGGAAGGGGTGCACTGTATGAAGCTTATGAAAATCTTAAAAATAAGCTTCAAAAAGAAGGATTATTTGGTGATGAAAATAAAAAGCCCTTGCCTAATTTTCCTAAAAGTATAGGTATCATCACATCCCCTACCGGTGCTGCCCTTAGGGATATTATACAGGTTTCAAAAAGAAGGAATCCTAATATACCACTTATTATTTATCCTGTATTAGTTCAGGGCATAGAAGCCCCTAAAAGCATATGGGATGGCATACATGCAATGAATGAATATGCCAAGGTAGATGTGATTATCTTAGGCAGAGGAGGGGGTTCCATAGAAGATCTTTGGGCTTTTAACGATGAGGCGGTGGCTAGAGCAATATCTAACTCTAAAATTCCCATAATTTCTGCGGTAGGTCATGAAATAGACTTTACCATAGCCGATTTTGCAGCAGATTTAAGAGCGCCAACTCCATCGGCAGCAGCGGAATTAGCAGTTCCATTACTTAGTGAATTTCAATTAAAGGTTGAAAGTTCTAACAAATCTCTAACAGCTTTGATAAAAGAGAAAATTAATTTAGGAACCCATAGATTGATTCATATACAAAAGCGCACTCCTTTTAAGAGACCCTTAGAAATCATCTATAAAAATCAGCAGAGCTTAGATAGCCTAGAAAAGCTTCTTATAAAACAGATACAATATAAGCTTGATAAAAATAAGTCCCATCTTTCCAATGCCATGAAAACCTTAGAGGCCCTATCCCCCTTAAACATACTGCTGCGAGGCTACTCCATAACAACAGATGATAAGGGATGTAACATATCTTCCATAAAAGATGTAAAAATTAGCGATACCTTAAACATCTATGTAAAAGACGGCTTTATTAAATCCTGTGTAAAAGCAATAAAAAATAAAGAGGAGGGGCTAAATGGCTAA
- a CDS encoding TlyA family RNA methyltransferase — MTKKERLDVLLVKRGLFDSREKAKTSIMAGLIFVNGIKEDKVGVKVDEDSELHVKKRMKYVSRGGYKLEKAIDIFKIDLKGKITLDVGASTGGFTDCMLQNGAKKVYAIDVGYGQFAWKLRQDERVVCMEKTNIRYVEKEQIEDLGDFASIDVSFISLTKVLNPVKGLLKNKGEMVCLIKPQFEAGREKVGKKGVVRDLKTHIEVIQKVIDYSQEQNLSLQNLTYSPIKGPEGNIEYLAHFTKNDSPKTDLKKEELIKNIVAYAHNELS; from the coding sequence ATGACTAAGAAAGAAAGATTGGACGTACTTCTTGTGAAAAGAGGTTTATTTGATTCTAGGGAAAAGGCAAAAACAAGTATTATGGCAGGTCTTATATTTGTTAATGGTATAAAGGAAGATAAAGTAGGGGTAAAGGTAGATGAGGATTCAGAACTTCATGTAAAGAAAAGAATGAAATATGTAAGCCGCGGAGGCTATAAATTAGAAAAGGCCATAGATATTTTTAAAATAGACTTAAAAGGCAAAATTACTCTAGATGTAGGCGCCTCTACCGGGGGATTTACAGATTGTATGCTTCAAAATGGAGCAAAAAAGGTCTATGCTATAGATGTTGGATATGGGCAATTTGCATGGAAATTAAGGCAGGATGAAAGAGTAGTCTGCATGGAAAAAACTAATATTAGGTATGTAGAAAAGGAACAAATAGAGGATTTGGGTGATTTTGCTTCCATTGATGTTTCATTTATATCCCTTACCAAGGTCTTAAATCCTGTTAAAGGTTTATTAAAAAACAAGGGAGAAATGGTATGCTTGATTAAGCCTCAATTTGAAGCAGGAAGAGAAAAAGTAGGTAAAAAAGGGGTTGTTAGGGATTTAAAGACTCATATAGAGGTTATACAAAAGGTAATTGATTATTCCCAAGAGCAAAACTTATCCTTACAAAATTTAACCTATTCTCCTATTAAGGGGCCGGAAGGAAATATAGAATATCTAGCCCATTTTACGAAGAATGATTCGCCTAAAACAGATTTAAAAAAAGAAGAGCTGATAAAAAATATTGTAGCTTATGCCCATAATGAATTAAGTTAA
- the recN gene encoding DNA repair protein RecN: MLAHIYIKNIALIDEITIDFGENLNILTGETGAGKSILIDSINFALGERTSKEVIRSGEDNALVELLFYIGRDEQIESFQSMGIPIDEDRYLLISRAINQSGRNVCRVNGQTMTLGMLRQVSSMLIDVHGQHQHQSLLNVNKHIELLDQFCKEDIFELKNKLLKNYREYKTIEKEINDHLGDEKERERKIDLLQFQIDEISEAKLKNNEDIILNAQLKVLSNSEKLSMGIDKVYTFLYENDPRGISASDSLGEALKVLRDLSAIDGEISTIYETAENIQVQLEDISVEIRNYKDKIDHDPDGLHFVENRLDLIYNLKRKYGNTIDEILSYKERIDQELNTIINSEEKVKELRTKYLDIKSQIEETCENISTIRKEKAKEIEDKIEGVLHDLQMKAARFSISLSKKDTFNEDGWDDVEFLITTNPGEDLKPLTKIASGGEMSRIMLSLKTVLADIDEIDSLIFDEIDTGISGIAAQKVSEKLGIISRKHQVICITHLPQIAAMGDRHYRIEKTVEGQKAISSIKILEKKEAINELARLMSGAAVTDITLKNAEEIKNMAKQFKTKF, encoded by the coding sequence ATGCTGGCGCATATTTATATTAAAAACATAGCTCTGATTGATGAGATTACTATTGATTTTGGTGAAAACTTAAATATATTAACGGGGGAGACTGGGGCAGGTAAATCTATCTTAATAGATTCTATTAACTTTGCCCTGGGAGAGCGCACCTCTAAGGAAGTAATCAGAAGTGGAGAAGACAATGCCTTAGTGGAACTGTTATTTTATATAGGAAGGGATGAACAAATAGAATCCTTTCAGTCCATGGGGATTCCCATAGATGAAGACAGATATCTACTTATTTCAAGAGCCATCAACCAATCCGGTAGAAATGTATGCAGGGTCAATGGGCAAACCATGACCCTAGGGATGTTAAGACAGGTATCTTCAATGCTAATTGATGTCCACGGCCAGCACCAACATCAATCACTTTTAAATGTAAACAAGCACATCGAACTTCTAGATCAATTCTGCAAAGAAGATATCTTTGAACTTAAAAACAAACTTTTAAAAAATTATCGGGAATATAAGACCATAGAAAAGGAAATCAATGACCATTTAGGGGACGAAAAAGAAAGAGAAAGGAAAATCGATCTCTTACAATTCCAAATCGATGAAATATCCGAGGCTAAACTTAAAAATAATGAAGATATAATCCTTAATGCTCAACTGAAGGTTTTATCAAACTCTGAGAAGTTAAGCATGGGAATAGATAAGGTTTACACCTTTTTATATGAAAATGATCCTAGGGGAATATCTGCTTCTGATTCCTTAGGAGAGGCCTTAAAGGTTTTAAGAGATTTATCAGCCATTGATGGAGAGATTTCCACCATATATGAAACTGCAGAAAATATTCAGGTCCAATTAGAGGATATATCCGTAGAGATCAGAAACTATAAGGATAAAATTGACCATGATCCCGATGGGCTTCATTTTGTAGAAAATAGATTGGATTTAATTTATAATTTGAAAAGAAAATACGGCAATACTATTGATGAGATTCTAAGTTACAAAGAAAGGATAGACCAAGAACTTAATACCATAATAAATAGTGAGGAAAAAGTAAAAGAATTAAGAACTAAATACTTAGATATAAAGTCTCAAATAGAGGAAACCTGTGAAAATATATCCACCATAAGAAAAGAAAAAGCCAAAGAAATAGAAGACAAAATTGAAGGGGTATTACATGATTTGCAAATGAAAGCGGCTAGATTTTCTATTAGTCTCTCAAAAAAGGATACATTTAATGAAGACGGATGGGACGATGTAGAATTCCTAATTACAACGAATCCCGGGGAAGACTTAAAACCTCTTACTAAAATAGCATCCGGGGGAGAAATGTCAAGAATAATGCTTTCCTTAAAAACTGTCTTGGCGGATATAGATGAAATAGACAGTTTGATTTTTGATGAAATTGATACGGGTATTAGTGGAATAGCAGCTCAAAAGGTATCTGAAAAACTTGGAATTATTTCTAGAAAACATCAAGTAATATGTATTACCCATTTACCCCAGATTGCAGCCATGGGAGATAGACATTACCGAATAGAAAAGACGGTAGAAGGGCAAAAGGCAATATCTTCAATTAAAATCTTAGAAAAAAAAGAAGCTATCAATGAATTGGCAAGGCTAATGAGTGGGGCGGCAGTTACAGATATTACTCTTAAAAATGCCGAAGAAATAAAGAATATGGCAAAACAATTTAAAACAAAATTTTAA
- a CDS encoding polyprenyl synthetase family protein, translated as MNYKGELQQKIILINNYLDKLISANKNTPAKIIYESMNYSIFAGGKRLRPVLMLSAFEAVGGKGQIVYPFACALEMIHTYSLIHDDLPDMDNDDFRRGKLTNHKVYGEGLAILAGDALLNLAFETMIKATRENFSKEALDAMDVIASAAGARGMIGGQVVDLISENQEINMDNLNYIHKNKTTAIIQAALKAGGILGKGSKKEIKYLEEFGYCIGMAFQIQDDILDICGNEEELGKPIKSDEKNKKATYVSIKGLDESKKHVEALSQEGLVKLEDFKEKGQFLSWLSQHLMSRTY; from the coding sequence ATGAATTATAAAGGGGAACTGCAACAAAAGATAATTCTTATTAATAATTATCTGGACAAGCTCATTTCGGCAAATAAAAATACCCCTGCAAAGATCATCTACGAGTCTATGAATTATAGTATTTTTGCAGGAGGTAAAAGACTTAGACCTGTATTAATGCTATCAGCCTTTGAGGCGGTGGGGGGAAAGGGTCAAATAGTATATCCTTTTGCTTGTGCTTTAGAAATGATTCATACTTATTCCCTTATTCATGATGACCTTCCTGATATGGATAATGATGATTTTAGAAGGGGTAAACTCACTAATCATAAGGTTTATGGGGAAGGTCTAGCAATTCTTGCCGGAGATGCCCTTTTAAACTTGGCTTTTGAAACCATGATTAAGGCAACTAGAGAAAATTTTTCTAAGGAAGCCCTAGATGCAATGGACGTTATAGCCTCTGCTGCCGGAGCAAGGGGAATGATAGGGGGACAGGTTGTTGATTTGATTTCTGAAAATCAGGAAATTAATATGGACAATCTTAATTACATACATAAAAATAAGACTACTGCAATCATACAAGCTGCTCTAAAAGCAGGGGGAATATTAGGAAAAGGAAGTAAAAAAGAAATAAAATACCTAGAGGAGTTCGGATACTGTATAGGTATGGCATTTCAAATACAAGATGATATTTTAGATATTTGTGGTAATGAAGAAGAACTAGGAAAGCCTATTAAAAGTGACGAAAAAAACAAAAAAGCGACTTATGTTTCTATAAAGGGTTTGGATGAATCCAAAAAACATGTTGAAGCACTTTCTCAAGAGGGATTGGTTAAGTTAGAAGATTTCAAAGAAAAAGGACAATTTTTATCATGGTTATCCCAGCATTTAATGTCGCGAACTTATTGA
- a CDS encoding arginine repressor: protein MKVKRLSKILELINTHNIETQEELAERLENAGFKVTQATISRDIRELKLTKVPTNHGTHKYSIIAQNEQLVTDKFIRVFRDGFVSMDRAQNILVIRTLTGMAMAVAAAMDAFHYQEIVGTIAGDDTIFCAVRSEEETIKLMEKLNRLFKSTIN, encoded by the coding sequence ATGAAGGTAAAACGTTTATCAAAGATTCTCGAACTAATTAATACTCATAATATTGAAACCCAGGAAGAATTGGCAGAAAGGTTAGAGAATGCTGGATTTAAAGTTACCCAAGCAACGATTTCACGGGATATAAGGGAATTAAAACTAACCAAGGTACCCACAAATCACGGTACCCATAAATACTCCATTATTGCTCAAAATGAACAACTTGTAACCGATAAATTTATCCGGGTGTTTAGGGATGGGTTTGTAAGCATGGATAGGGCACAAAACATTCTAGTGATTAGGACGCTTACAGGAATGGCTATGGCAGTAGCTGCCGCCATGGATGCTTTTCATTATCAAGAGATTGTAGGTACTATTGCAGGGGATGACACTATTTTTTGTGCCGTAAGATCTGAAGAAGAAACTATAAAGTTAATGGAAAAACTCAATCGTCTTTTTAAATCTACGATTAATTAA
- a CDS encoding Asp23/Gls24 family envelope stress response protein, translating into MDERNVSSMDNINQIGQIQIADEVVAIIAGLAATEVEGVAGMSGNFTGGIAEVLGKKNLSKGVKVEVGEREVSIDLSLVIEFGFKIPEVALAVQKKVKAAIETMTGLSVIEINLHVTGVYFDKNKTSGKDGENEFFE; encoded by the coding sequence ATGGACGAAAGAAATGTATCTTCAATGGATAATATAAACCAAATAGGTCAGATACAGATTGCAGATGAAGTCGTTGCGATTATTGCAGGACTTGCTGCAACAGAAGTCGAAGGGGTAGCGGGAATGTCCGGAAATTTTACCGGGGGTATAGCAGAAGTCTTGGGAAAGAAGAACTTATCAAAAGGGGTAAAAGTAGAAGTAGGGGAAAGAGAAGTTTCTATTGATTTATCCCTTGTAATAGAATTTGGATTTAAGATTCCCGAAGTGGCATTAGCTGTTCAAAAGAAAGTAAAAGCTGCTATTGAAACAATGACTGGATTATCAGTTATAGAAATTAATCTCCATGTTACGGGGGTTTATTTTGATAAAAACAAGACCAGTGGTAAAGATGGGGAAAATGAATTTTTTGAATAA
- a CDS encoding SpoIIIAH-like family protein, with product MFVFKRNQIIVTALVVMIAIAGYLNYTDRHQADDAGIVYNDEMDISGIIPDDALIMETMENGELSEGIIGEALTNDPELLAFEDFDEIEVGEGLDTINMDVNSLELAEGEETVNPVNSEDPGEAVFVNSNLDTPYFAEVKLEREQARAKQREILSEILNNKSVNKDHKSDAAEQMLSIQKRIEKESSTEAMIEAKGFKEVYVRINDDGVEVVVSKEKLSEKELAQIEKIVRGTTGFEVDKIQIIPLKPR from the coding sequence ATGTTTGTATTTAAAAGAAATCAAATTATTGTTACAGCCCTAGTAGTCATGATTGCAATTGCAGGATATTTAAATTATACAGATCGTCATCAAGCAGATGATGCAGGGATTGTTTATAATGATGAAATGGATATATCAGGTATTATTCCCGATGATGCTTTAATCATGGAAACCATGGAAAATGGCGAATTGTCAGAAGGGATTATTGGTGAAGCTTTAACCAATGATCCAGAACTCTTAGCCTTTGAGGATTTCGACGAAATAGAAGTAGGCGAAGGATTAGATACGATCAATATGGATGTAAATAGCCTTGAACTTGCTGAGGGTGAAGAAACTGTAAATCCTGTAAATAGTGAAGACCCAGGGGAAGCGGTATTTGTTAATAGCAATCTTGACACCCCTTATTTTGCAGAGGTTAAATTAGAAAGAGAACAGGCAAGGGCAAAGCAAAGAGAAATTTTATCAGAAATTCTAAACAATAAAAGCGTTAATAAAGACCATAAATCTGATGCAGCTGAGCAAATGTTAAGTATCCAAAAACGAATAGAAAAAGAATCATCTACAGAAGCTATGATAGAGGCTAAAGGTTTTAAAGAAGTATATGTTAGGATTAATGATGATGGAGTTGAGGTAGTAGTCAGCAAAGAAAAATTAAGCGAAAAGGAACTTGCCCAAATAGAAAAAATAGTGAGGGGAACGACAGGTTTTGAAGTTGATAAGATTCAAATTATTCCACTAAAACCACGATAA
- a CDS encoding divergent PAP2 family protein: MQTVETIIQNEIIRASVLACFIAQVLKMILVLLQSKKIDFSRLVGSGGMPSSHSAFVMAMCVAVGRKVGYDSALFGVSLVIGLIVMYDAAGVRRAAGKQAAVLNKIIREIENDDFHFEERLKELLGHTPVEVLAGAVLGIFIALSCI; this comes from the coding sequence TTGCAAACAGTCGAAACAATAATTCAAAATGAAATAATAAGAGCTTCGGTTTTAGCATGTTTTATAGCACAAGTATTAAAAATGATTTTAGTATTACTCCAAAGTAAAAAAATAGACTTTTCTAGGCTTGTTGGTTCAGGTGGAATGCCTAGTTCCCACTCTGCATTCGTCATGGCAATGTGCGTGGCAGTAGGACGAAAAGTAGGTTATGATTCAGCTCTATTTGGAGTATCACTTGTAATTGGACTTATTGTAATGTATGATGCTGCAGGAGTGAGAAGGGCAGCTGGCAAACAAGCTGCTGTCTTAAATAAAATAATAAGAGAAATAGAAAATGATGATTTTCATTTTGAAGAAAGACTTAAAGAGCTTTTAGGCCATACCCCTGTTGAAGTTCTAGCAGGAGCTGTCTTAGGAATTTTTATTGCATTAAGCTGTATATGA
- the xseB gene encoding exodeoxyribonuclease VII small subunit, producing the protein MAKKKSFTFEESLNRLEEIVELLEQGDISLEESLDYYKEGIELSVFCSKQLEEAEKQVIILQKNAEGKFIEKPFEMTEEDNEL; encoded by the coding sequence ATGGCTAAGAAAAAATCCTTTACCTTTGAAGAAAGTTTAAATAGATTAGAAGAAATAGTTGAATTGTTAGAACAGGGTGATATATCCTTAGAAGAATCTTTAGATTATTATAAAGAAGGTATAGAATTGTCAGTTTTTTGTTCAAAACAGTTGGAAGAAGCAGAAAAACAGGTTATAATATTACAGAAAAACGCAGAAGGCAAATTTATAGAAAAGCCATTTGAAATGACGGAGGAAGACAATGAATTATAA